The genomic DNA CGCAGAAGACTACGTGGCGAAAATCGACTCGAAGATCGTCCTGATTGACGGTGAACAGCTTGCTCAACTCATGATCGACTACGACGTTGGCGTTGCCCCAGTTGCTTCCTATCAGACCAAAAGAATTGACTCCGATTATTTCATTGAAGGTTAGCGCCTAACATCCTCGTCGAGCGGAGGCGAAAGGAAGGCGTGTCGCCCACGCGCAGCGTCGCGATGGAATGCGAGAAACCAGACAGAAGGCACTTCGTGCGAGTGCGCGTGCAGAAATGGGGCAACCGCCTCGTCTTGCGAATCCCAAAGCTTCTCGCAGCGCACGCGGATATGGAAGAGGGAACGGTTGTCAACGTATCCGTATCAGGAGGCCGACTCGTTGCCGCACCCGTCCCCAGGCGCGGGGCTCTTCTCAAGGATCTCCTCGACGAGGTCACCAAGGCCAATCTCCACGGACGGGTCGACACCGGCGCACAGGCTGGACGGGAGGCCTGGTGATGGCACGCTGCTATCTGCCGCAGCGGGAGACATCGGCTGGTCCTAGCGCAGGCGTCAGTAATCCGACCTCGCCTGTCGGTACCTGTGAGCCGAGCCACGCGTCATTTGCAGGCTCTTTCAGGAAACGCAGGCGCTTGGTAGCCTCGAACGGCCTGTTGGGCCGAGCCCGGCGTAATAAACGTTAGGTTGTCACCTTGGATGGGCGTACACTCATAGGAAATGCCGACTCGAAACGCTTACTATGTCCATGAAGGTTCGGGCCCAAGCGACCCGATATTCTTGGCGGGACCCCGGTTTCCTCGGAACCGAAGCCCGTCCGGACCCTCTTCGACTATCTTGAGGGGGCCGCGACCCTGGACGAGTTTCTACGCCAGTTTCCGTCCGTGAAGCGAGAGCAAGCTATCGCGGTGCTTAACATGGCGCGCGACCCGCTCCTGGCTAGTGCCCGTTCCGCTTGACGAAATCAACCGGTCGAGTTCGCGTTCGAACTTGCCGGTCACGAGGTTCATACGGTAACCGGGTTCGGGTGGGGGGCGGGTTAGACGACCAGCGTCATCGAGGGTATACTCGGCGAGAGGAGACACATCAATGAGGTACAAGATTGCGCTCCAGCAGAGCGAAGAAGGTTACAGCGCCTCGGTGCCCGGTCTACCGGGCTGCTGGTCCCAGGGCGCGACCGAGCAAGAGGCGCTCGAGAACATCCAGGACGCCATCCAGGAGTATCTTGCTGCTCGCGACGAGCTGCTAAAGGGCGCCATCGTTCGCGAAGTCGAAGTTGCCTCTTAGGCGTGCCGAAGATTGCCGGCGTCAATCACCAGGACGCTGTCCGGGCTCTGCAGAAGGCTGGTTTCCGTGTCATCCGGCAGGGCAAGCATATCGTCATGACTGATGGCGTTCGAATCCTCACTATTCCACGGCACAATCCGGTCAATGTCTACACCATGGGCGGTATCGTGCGTGACGCTGGGCTATCAGAAGACGAATTCCGCGAACTTCTGTGAAGCAGCTGCCATCCGCGGGCTGATTGCAACACTGCTTATCCCACAGCCCGCACCTTCTCCTTGAACTCTTCGACGGTCAGGACCCAGGCGATACTCCGGGACATCAGCTCGAGCGCCATCCAGTGGTGGTCCTTGCCGCGCATGCTGGCGACACAGTCGGAGATCACGATCGTCTTGTAGCCCCGGTTCGAGGCCGAGAAGGCGGTAGAGTAAACGCAGGTATCCGTGTTGATGCCGGTGAGCACGACCGTCTCCGCTCGATAGACGCGGCGGAGCAGCAGGTCGAGGTCGGTGTCGAGGAAGCCGTCCAGCGACTTCTTGGTCGTGACGTGGACGTCACCGGGAGCGACCAGGATCGCCGGCACCTCCGCCTGCGGCGAGCCCTCGAGCCGGTCCGGAATCCGGCGCACGCCTGCCTGGGCGTTCTGGGACAGCCGGTGCTCCCGGCTCACCCTGAACGTCTCGCCCGGGTGGAACCCGCGCTCGATCTCGACCGGTCGGCGATTCACGTACACGTGCACGACCGGCATCCCCTCGGCGCGCGCGAAGTCCAGGAGATCCCTCGCGTGCTTCACGACGCGCTCGGCCTCGTCCGCCGCGACGGGGGCGGCGCCGACCTCGAGGTCGAGATAGTCGCGTTGCATGTCGACCGTCGCGACCACGGTGCGACGGGGATCGATCGTCAGCAGGGCATTCATCCGCGCCTTGTACTCGCTGCGGTCCTGGAACTCCACCGGCGGTCTCATGCTCGTGTCCCTCCCCGGTCAAGCCGGCGCGCTATTTCGCGACAGTCTCCGAACACGACCTTGAATCACGCTCACTCCGGCGTGGGTGTCCTCGCCTCAGGCAATGCGCGACCCCGCCGGGCCAGGCATCTCCGCGAGGACCGCCGCGGCGGCCTTTTCGACGACCGTGCCCTCGAAGAAGCGCGGATTGCCCGCGCCCCACAGCCGCACCGCGTTGGCGAAGGCAAAGTCGCGAAAGTCCTCGGCGGCGATCAGGCCATCCTCAACCAGCTCGAAGGCCTCTCCCAGCACCGCGAGCATGTCCGGCACGTCGAAGTGGCCGATGTCGGAGCCGAAGATCGCGTTGAGCCTGGAGCCGAACGGGTTCACGCGAGGGTCGAACGCCCACGCGTTGATCGGGTCGTCGGCCTCGCAGCCGAAGTAGAAGCTGGGCACAAAGAGATCGCGTAGATCTTCCCTGCGCTCGATCCGGCACGCCGAGTAGTCGTCGAGATCGGCGAGGCCGCCGGTGAGGTGGACCGCGTCGGGGTCAGGCCAGCCGTCCCGCTCGCGCAGCGCCGCGACAACCTCCTCGCTGCCGTATTTCCGCGCCAGCTCCGCGAGCAGCGCGCGATCGAGGACGCGGGGATCGGTGTCCTCGAGCGCCTTCCTGTTGCGCTTCTCCCAGTGGCCGACGAGGTCGGCGTAGAGCATGCACGCCCAGCCCACGCCGCCCTCGAGGAAGGCGAAGCGGAGGCGGGGGAAGCGTCGCGTCACCCCGCCGAGGAACAGCGCCTTGCAGACGGCCTCCCCGGCGGCC from Candidatus Rokuibacteriota bacterium includes the following:
- a CDS encoding restriction endonuclease — its product is MYVQAKRWQGPVGRPEIQKFAGALQRHRAKKGICITTSTFTKDAEDYVAKIDSKIVLIDGEQLAQLMIDYDVGVAPVASYQTKRIDSDYFIEG
- a CDS encoding AbrB/MazE/SpoVT family DNA-binding domain-containing protein, encoding MRVRVQKWGNRLVLRIPKLLAAHADMEEGTVVNVSVSGGRLVAAPVPRRGALLKDLLDEVTKANLHGRVDTGAQAGREAW
- a CDS encoding DUF433 domain-containing protein, yielding MLGGTPVSSEPKPVRTLFDYLEGAATLDEFLRQFPSVKREQAIAVLNMARDPLLASARSA
- a CDS encoding type II toxin-antitoxin system HicB family antitoxin, with the translated sequence MRYKIALQQSEEGYSASVPGLPGCWSQGATEQEALENIQDAIQEYLAARDELLKGAIVREVEVAS
- a CDS encoding type II toxin-antitoxin system HicA family toxin; amino-acid sequence: MPKIAGVNHQDAVRALQKAGFRVIRQGKHIVMTDGVRILTIPRHNPVNVYTMGGIVRDAGLSEDEFRELL
- a CDS encoding cysteine hydrolase, with amino-acid sequence MRPPVEFQDRSEYKARMNALLTIDPRRTVVATVDMQRDYLDLEVGAAPVAADEAERVVKHARDLLDFARAEGMPVVHVYVNRRPVEIERGFHPGETFRVSREHRLSQNAQAGVRRIPDRLEGSPQAEVPAILVAPGDVHVTTKKSLDGFLDTDLDLLLRRVYRAETVVLTGINTDTCVYSTAFSASNRGYKTIVISDCVASMRGKDHHWMALELMSRSIAWVLTVEEFKEKVRAVG